CTTTGCTTGTCCACCGCCCAGCTTAAACGCTCTCCCTCTCCCGTTTCCGCAGCAAGTAGCTATCCATAATCCACCCATGCTGCTCCCGCAGCTCTGCACGGCGAGTGCGAATAGTCTCAGCGACCTCGCTTAGCGGGCCGGCAATCATCACTTCGTCCGGGGTGCCGATATAGGCGCCCCAGTAGATATGCATGGGCTGGTCGACAAAGCGTTGGTATGTGTCCTGGGCGTCGAGCATGACCAGCACGCTATCCAAACCCTCGGGAAAGCCGCCTTCGGCCAGGCGGCGCGCCGGGGTGATCTGGAAGGCCTGGCCGATGCTGTTAAAGCAGACCTTATGCTTGGCCGCCAGGGCTTGCAGACTGGTGATGCCGGGGATCACCTCGTACTTGATCTGCTCGCTGCTGTTGCTAACTATCTGTTCGACGATGCGCAGGGTGCT
This DNA window, taken from Pseudomonas sp. SG20056, encodes the following:
- the cobF gene encoding precorrin-6A synthase (deacetylating) — translated: MKTLLIIGIGAGDPDYLTVQAINALNRTDVFFLMDKGSAKDSLIGLRKTICERFIQGRDYRFVSADCPERVRDVPDYRGSVVDLNQDKQQVFEGMIREQMRDGETGAFLVWGDPALYDSTLRIVEQIVSNSSEQIKYEVIPGITSLQALAAKHKVCFNSIGQAFQITPARRLAEGGFPEGLDSVLVMLDAQDTYQRFVDQPMHIYWGAYIGTPDEVMIAGPLSEVAETIRTRRAELREQHGWIMDSYLLRKRERESV